A segment of the Malaciobacter mytili LMG 24559 genome:
AAAATACTTAAAATAACTAATTTAGCAGGTAAGAAATGAAAACCAAATATATATATAATAAAATTACTATTCCTGAACAAAAAGAACTATATAGGCATAAAAATATATTAATAGAATTAGGTCTTATTTTTGATAATATGAAAAGAGACTATAGCAATAATGAAGAAATCTCAAATGAAGCTTTAGAAGAAATTATATGGATTTGTAAAAAAAATAACTTTAACTATGAAGTAAAAGAGATTGAAATTACAGATAAAGATATAATTTTTCAGAACTTATATACTCTAATATCTATAGATAATAATACTTTTTTTATAGAAAATAAAAAACAAAAGAAAAAAGTACTTAGTATTTTGATAAATGAAGAGGTAGGAATAGATAGAATAAATATTATAGATATACAAAAAGGTAAACTACTTACAATAAATAAAAAATTTGAAAATAAATTAAATAGACTTATTGAAATCACAAATATATTAATTGAAAAAAGAAATTCATTAGAATCTGATATAGATATTGATAATTTAATATATGTACTATCTTTATTATCAGAAAAATATGATAAAGATAATAGATTAAGTGCAAAATTAAATAAATTTAAAAATACTTTTATTAGTAAAATACTTAAAGATAGTCCAAATAAATTCTTATGCAATTGTGTTCCTGGATTTAATCCAGAAATTTCTTTTTATCTAAGAGATAAAAGAATTATAAACGATTTAACAAACAATCCAATTGATTTTAAACAGGAAACAAAAATTTGGGAGTACTTATATAAACAAGAAAATAGAAAATATATTGGAGTAAAGAAAGAACCAACTTTAAATGATTTATTTTATATGAAAAAAATTAAAGTTTTAATAAATAATTTTGAAACAAAATATGCTATTAATAAAATAGAACAAGTACATAATAAATTAAAAATTCATGTTTTTGACGGGAAGAATACATTTCCAATAAACCAATTATTTTCAAAAGAAGAACTTTTTAATAAAGTAAAAGAAGCAAGATAAAACTAAAATTTTTATTATTTCCCTCCCCCCTATTCCACGAATTTTTCATAAAAGTTCCAAGTATTTTAATTTCCTCTAGCAATAACACTATCTTTTTTATGAGTATCAATAAAAGCAGAAAGTAATATTATATCAATAACTATTGTCCCATTTTGGGACAATGATTATTTATATTTCAATCTGTAAGATTTTTAATAAATAAATTATATTAAAGTATAATATAAAAATGAATAAGTATTTGGATTATAATGACATATTGTTGATTGAAAAATATAGTATTGAAAAATGTATTGATATTCTTTTAAATGTGAAGAATCATAAAGATACAGATTATTATAAAGGAAAATATAAAGGTTTTTTATATTTAAAAAAACTTATCATTTATATAAAGAATAAAAAAATTAATTTAAAGCATTATAATCTTTATGATATATTAAAAACACAAAAAAATAATATAAGATATACATATTATTATAATCAAAGTTTTTTAGATGGTATATGTGCTGCGTTGTATGAAAGTATGAATTTTTTATCTGAAATGAATCAATAACTAAAATTTTATTAAAATTAATTTTTACTAGTATTTACCAAATAAAGAAGATAATGAATTTTTTGATTTAAATTCTTTTTTTGTTTTTTAAGATTTTTACTTGTTTCAAAACAATTTACGAAATTAAATAAATATGTATTTAAATTAACTTTGTTGTGACAAGTGTTGTTATTGATTTAATTTTTTTATTATTACTATTATTACAAAATATAACAATTTATTACTATTATACTATATGTAATCTATATCTAGAAACCAACAAATGGGAATTTGTCTAGCCTTGTTGTGACAAGTGTTGTAGTTTTCTGAGACAAGTATTGTAGTTTGTTGTGACAAGTGTTGTAGTTTTCTGAGACAAGTATTGAAGTTTGTTGTGACAAGTATTGAAGTTTGTTGTGACAAGTGTTGTTATAAATGGGATATTTTAGTTTTTGTTGTGACAAGTATTGTTATAAATAAGTATTTAAAAAGAAAAATTTAATAATCTTCAAATAAAAAGTCTCAAAAATGTACATTTTTAACAAAAATACAGCAAAAGTTAGTCTCACTCGTAAAATAGACTACAAAAGTTAGTTTCATATTGAAAAAATTGTAGCAAAACAAGGTATCACTAACACTAAAAAGTACATTTTTGTGCAAAAGTAAGTCGTGAATACCTTAAAAGTATTACAATTTGTAGTCACGTTTAAGTTCAAATGTTTTATAATCTTTTAATTGATTTATAACAAAAGTTAGTATCACTTTAAAAATGATATTACAAAAGTAGGTATTAAATAAAATAATTAACAAAAGTAGGTATTAATATGAGTGGTAATAATAATTTAGATATTAATTCTAAATCACAAATAGGAGAAATTAGATTTCCTAGATCACAAGCACAAGCAGATTATAAGATTGAAAAGAAAAAAGTAGTTAGACGTGATGGTACAGTTTTTTATAAAAAAACAACTACTACGAATGATGAAAAAATAGCTGATGCTTGTGTTCAAATTTTTCAACAATCAAGTTTGGCAAAAGAATTTGATTATGATAATTTAAGAGAAAATGCTATTAAAAATTTATTACCTCGTTTTAATAAATATAAGCTTATTGTTACTGATGATGTTACAAAAAAAGAAAAAGATAAAATTGAAGAAAAACAAGAAATTGCAATTGCTCAGTATATAAGGGATTATATTGAAAAAAATATTGATTTGACATTTCAAATAGACTTTGACAAATTTATAAAAATGACAGGAATAAAAAGTGCAGAAAGAATTGGTAATGCTCTTAATATGCTCGATGAAGTACAGAGTAAAGCTAGTTATGAATATAAACTTCCTGTAATAAATGAAGATTTTTCACAAATAACTTATGAATTAACAAAAGTTTCAACTATACCAAGAATATCACTTATTTTAGATGAAGATATGGGAAAAAAATATAATACAATTTCTGAATATGCTCAAAGTGATATAAAAAATAAAAGAAAACATATACTTGGAATAAAATTTGATATAAATAAATCTTATTTGTCTTCTGTATTAGGCTTAGGAAGAGATTATACTGCAACAAATAGAAAAGATAGAAATAATTTTACTTCATCATATTCTTATAGGCTTGATATTTTAATAAAATCTATAGAAAAAGTTCAACATATTTCAAAGTTTAATTATTTTACTTTTGAGCAAATTCAAAAAAAATTTGGTACACAATTTAAAGAATATAGAGATTTTAAACGAAGAGTATTGCTTCCATCAATAAAAGATATAAATGAATATACTTATTTAAATATAGAATTAATTGAGCATAGACAGAATAATGCAAAAAATCGAGAAGTTGAAGGAATTAGCTTTAGAATAACAAAAAAGATAAGTATAGATAAGAAAACAAAATTTGGTGTAGATAAGACTGCATATTATATTGCATCAAGATTATTCTATTTTACAAATGAGAAAATTGATAATTTATTAGGTTTTGCAAAACATATAGAAAAAACTTTTAATTCATTAGATATTGTTTTATATGATGGAAAATATATAAATGAATGGAAAGATGAAGCAGATAAAGCAGTAGAAGCTGAAGCAGAATTGATAAAAATCTTGGAAGATAATAATAGGTTATTTATACAAAAAGGTATAGAGTATGATGAAAAGAGAATGTGTATAGTACAAAAAGAAATAATCCAAAATGAAGAGGGAGTTCCTGCTTCAAAAATTAAAATTATTACAACTTCAAATTATCGAGTAGAAAATCCTATCACTTCTCTTATATATATAAAAGAATTAACAGATAGAGAAGGAGAAAGCTCATATTCAATTTTAGATTTTTTACCCTTCTCTATTGCATTATCTGATGGATGGAAGAATATTGACAATGTTGAAGATTATATAAGATTCAAAAAAAATATTATCGAAATATTAATAGAAAAGAGAATTAACCATATAAAAGTAGAAAACAAAGAAATACAAGAACTATTATATACAAATATTGTAAGGGAAAATATTAAGGAAATTAATGATAAGTACAGAGAAATAATTAAAAGTCTTGTAAAATAATTCTCCAAACTCCCTATTAAGGGAGTTTGAAATTAAGCAGTTTTTTGTTCATTAGAATTTGATTTAACTTTTTGCTCTTTTTTCCATGTATTTATTAAAATAGTAAGTGTTGTTAATTTTAGAAAATCTTCAGATATATTAAGATTTTCAAAAATTTCTTCATTAGTTTTTTCTGCAGCAACTTTCTCTAAAATATCCTCTTTCTTATTTAAAAGAATAGTATCAATATATTTATTTGATTTAATAATTTTTTCTAAATGATTTTTATAAAGTTCACATTGAACTGAAATTTCATCTAGAGACTTACCACTCTCAATTAAATTTTTAATTTCATCTTCTTTTTCTGAAACTTTTCCCTCAACGAATTTAAAAATTTCGTTTTTAGGTCCGATACCAATTTTGAAGCATTCCTCAATAGTTTTATCAAGTTTATCTGTAGCATCAATAATATTTGTATGTAAAGAACCAACTTTTTCAGTTATAAGTGAAAAAGCATCCTTTGAACTATTTGTTAATACTGAGTTGCTAATTGTTTTAGATATATCTGACATAATGCCTTCAATTGATGTTGCAGCAAAGATAAGTTTTCTTTGATTATTTGAACTTCCTGGAACAACAAAAAATGGTGTTTCTGGCGAATTTGTAATTTCATAAACTGCTTTACCGATTACTTTAATTCCTCTTTCTTTGTTTCTTTGAGAAGTAAAGTCTTTTGTTTTTGTTAAAAAGAAGTTTGTTATATGTGAAATACTATTTATTGTAGTATTTATATCTTTTCTAACATTTTCTTTCGAAGTTTCAATAGATGCAATTTCTATCAATTTAGAAATAGTTTCAGTTTCTCTACTTTTCTTACTTTTTTTATTTTCTACTTTACTAACATATTCTAATGCTTTCTCAATTAAAATTAAAGATTCAGTATTTTTAATTTTTAATTTGTCTTCAATATGATGTAATAATTCAACCATATTTGTTGAGTTATTAGTTTTTAAATTCTCATTTTGAGATTTTTTAATTTTTTCTGCCATATTTTTTCCTTTTTGATTTTATAGAGCTTTTTATACCTGATTGCTCTGCAGGTCATTAAACATAATTTCCAAAGAAAATTATTTACAATAAATCATTTTTTAGATGATTTTAAGTCTATTCAATAATGAATATTATAATATTATTGTTAGAGTACTTAAATAATACTTAATATATAAAAACAATTATTAATAATATTTATTTAAATAAAGTACTTTTTTTAGGACTGTATTAGCAG
Coding sequences within it:
- a CDS encoding replication initiation protein, coding for MSGNNNLDINSKSQIGEIRFPRSQAQADYKIEKKKVVRRDGTVFYKKTTTTNDEKIADACVQIFQQSSLAKEFDYDNLRENAIKNLLPRFNKYKLIVTDDVTKKEKDKIEEKQEIAIAQYIRDYIEKNIDLTFQIDFDKFIKMTGIKSAERIGNALNMLDEVQSKASYEYKLPVINEDFSQITYELTKVSTIPRISLILDEDMGKKYNTISEYAQSDIKNKRKHILGIKFDINKSYLSSVLGLGRDYTATNRKDRNNFTSSYSYRLDILIKSIEKVQHISKFNYFTFEQIQKKFGTQFKEYRDFKRRVLLPSIKDINEYTYLNIELIEHRQNNAKNREVEGISFRITKKISIDKKTKFGVDKTAYYIASRLFYFTNEKIDNLLGFAKHIEKTFNSLDIVLYDGKYINEWKDEADKAVEAEAELIKILEDNNRLFIQKGIEYDEKRMCIVQKEIIQNEEGVPASKIKIITTSNYRVENPITSLIYIKELTDREGESSYSILDFLPFSIALSDGWKNIDNVEDYIRFKKNIIEILIEKRINHIKVENKEIQELLYTNIVRENIKEINDKYREIIKSLVK